The following nucleotide sequence is from Firmicutes bacterium ASF500.
AATATCTGCGGCAGTACCATCTGGGCGAGGGCGGCGCCGCTACCAGCCGGGAACTGGAGCGGACCTTCTCCGTCCGTGGCAAGGAACTGCGGGACGCGGTCAACCGGCTCCGGCGCAGGGGCATCCCCATCGCCAGCAGCTCCAGCGGCTACTTTTACGCCGCCGCGGAGCAGGAGGTGCGCGCCACCATTGCCCACATGACCCACCGGATCAGCGGCATCGCCGCCGCCATCCGGGGCCTGAACCAGTCGTTGGAGAAGTTCGACACCGCCCAGCTCCGCATCCCGGGAGGTGACAGCCCTTGAACAGCTTCATGAGCTGGGTCGGCGGCAAAAAGGCGCTGCGGGAGGAGGTGGTGCAGAGGTTCCCTCTGTACTATGAACGTTACATTGAGGTCTTCGGGGGCGGCGGCTGGGTGTTGTTCCACAAGCCCCCCGGCAGGGATTTTGAGGTCTACAACGACTTCAACAGCCTTCTTGCCAACCTGTACCGCTGTGTCCGGGACAAGCCGGATCTGCTGATGAACGCCCTGAAATATGTTCTCAATTCCCGTGAGGACTTTGACCGGGTGCGGCTGGCCCTGCGCCGCCAGCGCACCACCGACGTCCAGCGGGCGGCGTGGTTCTATCAGATCATCCGCTACAGCTACGCCTCCGCCCTCACCAGCTACGGCAGCCAGCCCCATGACATGCGGGCCAATTTCCTTCTCATCGAGCAGGCCCACCGGCGTCTGAAGGACGTGGTGGTGGAGAACAAAGATTTTGAGAAGCTCATCCGGCAGTACGACCGCCCGGTGAGCCTTTTTTATTGCGACCCGCCCTACCATGCCACCGAGGGGTACTACCAGAACATCGGGGAGGACGGATTCACAGAGAAGGACCACATCCGCCTGCGGGACGCCCTTCTGTCCATTGAGGGGAAGTTCCTGCTCTCCTACAATGACGACGCCTTTGTCCGGGAGCTGTACGATGCCCCCGGCATCCAGATCGAGGCGGTCACCCGGCTGAACAACATCAAGCAGCGGTACGACCCCAACTGCCAGTTTGCCGAGGTGTTCATCGCCAACTACGACATGACCGAGCGGCAGCGTGCCGCCACACAGCTGAACCTGTTTGATTTCGGACAGGAAATTTAATCAGAAATCGGAGGAATATCACATGAAATTCATCAAAGAGATCACCCCCAAGGGACTCCTGCTCCCGGTGACCGCCGCACGGCTGGCCGGGTTCAACGCCGGCGACAAGGTGGAGTACCACACCCTGGATGGGGCCATGCTGGTGCTGAAAGGGCGGATGAGCGCGCCGGAGCTGCTGGCCGTTGTCCACCAGCTCACGAGCACGTCGGCCCAGCTGCTCCACTACCTGTCGGAGGTCTGCGGCCCCTGTGAGGACTGTGATAAGGACAGCTGCCCCTACAACGACTTCGAGGAGGAAGCCGTTCAGGTGAACGAGTATCTGCGGGAGGCCGCCGGCATCCCCGATGGGGCCAAGCTGTGCGCCGAGGTGGACGAGGAGGCCCACACCATCACGGTTCTGGCGGCGGAACACCGCTATGACCTGCGGGACCTTCCGGCGGATCTGCTGGAGACCTTCATGGTGGTGGGCGCCTGCCTGGGCAGGCTGGAGGAGCATCTGATCGCGGAGGATACCGTCTATGGCGGCTGATTTTCCCTATCTGTACCCCTACTCCCGCGCCGACGCCCGCCGTCTGAGGCAGACGCAGATGCACGAGGACAGCTTTCGGGTGAATGTGGACTGCGCCAGAGCCATCGAGCAGGCTGTCCGGGATCATTTCAACGCGGCGGACGAGTCGCTGGCCGAGGGCTGTGCCCAGTCTGTGCTGGAACAGTTCGGCTTTAAGCGTGTAAACTTCGTTCTCGCCAACTCCCTGCAGGAGTTCCGCGAGTCGGCCTGCAAGCATCTGGTCAGCGAT
It contains:
- the dpnM_2 gene encoding Modification methylase DpnIIA — translated: MNSFMSWVGGKKALREEVVQRFPLYYERYIEVFGGGGWVLFHKPPGRDFEVYNDFNSLLANLYRCVRDKPDLLMNALKYVLNSREDFDRVRLALRRQRTTDVQRAAWFYQIIRYSYASALTSYGSQPHDMRANFLLIEQAHRRLKDVVVENKDFEKLIRQYDRPVSLFYCDPPYHATEGYYQNIGEDGFTEKDHIRLRDALLSIEGKFLLSYNDDAFVRELYDAPGIQIEAVTRLNNIKQRYDPNCQFAEVFIANYDMTERQRAATQLNLFDFGQEI